The Temnothorax longispinosus isolate EJ_2023e chromosome 4, Tlon_JGU_v1, whole genome shotgun sequence genome has a window encoding:
- the Wde gene encoding uncharacterized protein Wde isoform X1 → MEKTQAGTVHNSESSSPVTCDDRTDNDELSKEKEDELLFGAEEDGDDEDALSDDSLRLRLSDDDDAEQENATTKDTNTAELKSQSRIAEQPILNKIAEKTLYSDLQETVKEVSKSDSEESAQNEHDTAPLDEYTSENKQVQDNIRKSENTSATANEFNEKCTFKSSKDLKITDVSNACPIVVLKGHTAIENDKLSINNHTHTSNVRNAELTTHSEENLKEASSDSNKIISTNCEQNKLDSVDSNIPSVDSANIKICKSEKLVTNVIVSNNNDDNLEDKIVDKHIKNNSHSLKSSHVELNNGPDYVDLVNSGNSKDSLSYIDTIAHKNKNKNSEPMDVTESKSVSNISKFTEKVTNISLIQDQNISSNVKDNAEVTEDRNVDKFVTQTIDNNLLLTNILLVPSDVDNFNSENGMKNVDTVIPRNKRIKKTINTVQDRTEEDKQEESGRKRRKTAKNAEEIIRKKYLNSDSDSTDTTEEFVVMNHKLNPDIRPASPPSLKRNCPENEVFNGNIKKAKMSTKGSEEKKDVTQLSFIEKFFRRDLKEKLPKLTQEELEELLIQKIAETIAMRSEIGQLREQARISEKYQETTRVKMQQLMKQVKDFEMVLNRNAIDRRANPDKPVAPIKINRSVGLQVSFITEHGMQNLRQTANLKPAANTTNISTTSPPTEANNNVTSPRRGGIKIRSPRPVVTVSTPIITQNHPAQTASVISTVTPAALVVAKPLEASHTLTLSNQPSGIQPILPAPQQQIQSQPHQTIVLNGKIQNQGNRPIAPKPRNNDLIDLTDEEEKNKSNAKVKTTASTIEQQLNITSKPAQSFQRVIQTLPANVAITTQPTSIKVITTNQQPVSTALVNNVNPPRLQAYVMQSSGTGSPRQVLIASNSNQQVQIRPVSTPNRPPFSTVTYKGVSTLANGTVRLLTTPTVLQINKHPAPLPDIPTYATTPGWKLPPPAPSLKISKVSNGIVLSWNMNLTDKYADIASYQLYAYQEVAGVSPSTSLWKKVGDVRALPLPMACTLTQFSEGNNYYFAVRAVDTHSRKGQYSTPGNISL, encoded by the exons ATGGAAAAGACGCAAGCTGGAACAGTGCATAATTCAGAATCTAGTTCCCCAGTCACATGTGACGATAGAACTGATAATGATGAACTGtctaaagagaaagaggatgaATTATTATTCGGTGCAGAAGAAGACGGGGACGATGAAGATGCACTGTCCGATGATAGTTTGCGCTTGAGATTATCTGACGATGACGATGCTGAGCAAGAGAACGCTACAACAAAAGACACAAATACTGCGGAATTAAAATCGCAAAGTAGAATAGCTg AACaaccaattttaaataaaatcgcaGAAAAAACACTATACTCCGACCTGCAGGAGACTGTAAAAGAAGTTTCCAAGTCTGATAGTGAAGAATCAGCGCAGAACGAACATGATACAG CGCCCTTAGATGAATATACATCCGAAAACAAACAAGTACAAGATAATATACGTAAGTCGGAAAATACCAGTGCGACTGCTAatgaatttaatgaaaagtgTACATTCAAATCTAgcaaagatttaaaaattaccgaTGTAAGCAACGCGTGTCCAATTGTAGTATTGAAGGGACATACCGCaatagaaaatgataaattgtCTATAAATAATCATACACACACAAGTAATGTTCGAAATGCAGAACTAACAACTCATAGTGAAGAAAATCTAAAAGAGGCATCCAGCGAtagtaacaaaataatttcgacaaattgtgagcaaaataaattagacAGTGTAGACAGTAATATCCCTTCTGTAGATTCTGCTAATATTAAGATATGTAAGAGTGAAAAATTGGTTACAAATGTGAttgtttctaataataatgatgataattTAGAAGACAAAATAGTAGacaaacatattaaaaataacagtcACTCTCTAAAAAGCTCACATGTCGAACTTAATAATGGTCCAGATTACGTGGATTTAGTCAACTCCGGTAATTCTAAGGATTCATTATCATATATAGATACTATTgcgcataaaaataaaaacaaaaattcagaACCGATGGATGTAACAGAAAGCAAAAGtgtatcaaatatttcaaaattcacaGAAAAAGTGACGAATATTTCATTGATACAagatcaaaatatttcatccaATGTTAAAGACAACGCAGAAGTAACCGAAGACCGTAATGTTGATAAATTTGTAACCCAAactatagataataatttattattaacaaacattttattagtACCTAGCGATGTGGATAATTTTAATAGCGAGAATGGAATGAAAAATGTTGACACGGTCATTCCGAGAAATaaacgaattaaaaaaacaatcaaTACGGTACAAGATCGTACTGAAGAAGATAAACAAG AGGAGAGCGGGCGAAAAAGGCGGAAGACGGCTAAAAACGCAGAAGAGATAATCAGGAAAAAGTATCTTAATAGCGACAGTGATTCTACCGATACTACGGAAGAATTCGTAGTAATGAACCACAAACTGAATCCGGATATACGTCCTGCATCACCACCTTCATTAAAACGTAATTGTCCGGAAAACGAGGTTTTTAATGGTAATATTAAGAAAGCGAAAATGAGTACCAAGGGCtcggaagaaaagaaagatgtcACACAATTGTCcttcattgaaaaatttttccggcGGGACCTCAAAGAGAAATTACCAAAACTTACGCAGGAG GAATTGGAAGAGCTCCTGATTCAAAAGATTGCCGAAACAATCGCGATGCGCAGTGAAATTGGACAGCTCAGAGAACAAGCTCGCATATCAGAGAAATATCAAGAAACAACGCGTGTGAAGATGCAACAGTTGATGAAGCAAGTGAAGGATTTCGAAATGGTGCTGAATCGTAATGCGATAGACCGTCGTGCGAATCCTGACAAACCTGTCGCgcctataaaaataaatagatctGTAGGCTTGCAAGTCAGCTTTATAACg GAACACGGAATGCAGAATCTACGGCAAACCGCGAATCTCAAGCCTGCAGCAAACACAACGAACATCAGCACCACTTCTCCACCTACTGAGGCAAATAACAATGTAACAAGTCCAAGACGCGGtggaattaaaataagatcGCCCCGACCTGTAGTAACCGTCTCTACTCCTATAATCACGCAGAATCATCCGGCTCAAACGGCGTCTGTTATTTCCACTGTGACGCCCGCAGCTTTGGTTGTTGCTAAACCTTTAGAAGCATCACACACCCTAACGTTGTCCAACCAGCCTAGCGGTATTCAGCCAATCTTACCTGCT CCGCAACAGCAAATTCAGTCGCAGCCACATCAGACTATTGTTCTAAATGgcaaaatacaaaatcaaGGAAATCGTCCGATAGCTCCGAAACCAAGAAATAACGATCTTATTGATCTTACGgacgaggaagaaaagaataaat CAAATGCGAAAGTTAAGACTACAGCATCTACAATTGAACAGCAATTGAATATAACATCGAAACCTGCGCAATCTTTCCAAAGGGTAATACAGACATTACCGGCAAACGTAGCAATTACGACGCAGCCGACTAGTATAAAAGTGATAACGACTAATCAACAGCCAGTATCAACTGCTCTCGTT aataatgtGAATCCGCCTAGACTGCAGGCGTATGTGATGCAAAGTAGTGGCACAGGTTCGCCAAGACAAGTATTGATAGCATCAAATTCTAATCAGCAAGTACAG atACGACCTGTGAGCACACCTAATAGGCCACCGTTTTCAACTGTTACTTATAAgg GAGTATCAACACTCGCGAATGGTACTGTGCGCCTACTAACCACGCCTACAGTTCTACAGATAAATAAG CATCCGGCGCCACTGCCAGACATTCCAACTTACGCAACGACACCTGGCTGGAAGCTTCCACCGCCCGCACCATCGTTGAAGATTTCAAAAGTCTCGAATG GCATAGTGTTATCCTGGAACATGAATCTAACGGATAAATATGCGGATATCGCCAGTTATCAATTGTACGCTTATCAGGAAGTCGCTGGTGTGAGTCCTAGCACTTCACTGTGGAAGAAAGTGGGGGATGTGCGCGCACTTCCGCTGCCTATGGCGTGTACCTTGACTCAG TTTTCCGAGGGTAACAATTATTACTTTGCGGTCAGAGCGGTTGATACACATTCTCGAAAAGGACAGTACAGTACACCTGGCAATATCTCCCTGTAA
- the Wde gene encoding uncharacterized protein Wde isoform X2: protein MEKTQAGTVHNSESSSPVTCDDRTDNDELSKEKEDELLFGAEEDGDDEDALSDDSLRLRLSDDDDAEQENATTKDTNTAELKSQSRIAEQPILNKIAEKTLYSDLQETVKEVSKSDSEESAQNEHDTAPLDEYTSENKQVQDNIRKSENTSATANEFNEKCTFKSSKDLKITDVSNACPIVVLKGHTAIENDKLSINNHTHTSNVRNAELTTHSEENLKEASSDSNKIISTNCEQNKLDSVDSNIPSVDSANIKICKSEKLVTNVIVSNNNDDNLEDKIVDKHIKNNSHSLKSSHVELNNGPDYVDLVNSGNSKDSLSYIDTIAHKNKNKNSEPMDVTESKSVSNISKFTEKVTNISLIQDQNISSNVKDNAEVTEDRNVDKFVTQTIDNNLLLTNILLVPSDVDNFNSENGMKNVDTVIPRNKRIKKTINTVQDRTEEDKQEESGRKRRKTAKNAEEIIRKKYLNSDSDSTDTTEEFVVMNHKLNPDIRPASPPSLKRNCPENEVFNGNIKKAKMSTKGSEEKKDVTQLSFIEKFFRRDLKEKLPKLTQEELEELLIQKIAETIAMRSEIGQLREQARISEKYQETTRVKMQQLMKQVKDFEMVLNRNAIDRRANPDKPVAPIKINRSVGLQVSFITEHGMQNLRQTANLKPAANTTNISTTSPPTEANNNNHPAQTASVISTVTPAALVVAKPLEASHTLTLSNQPSGIQPILPAPQQQIQSQPHQTIVLNGKIQNQGNRPIAPKPRNNDLIDLTDEEEKNKSNAKVKTTASTIEQQLNITSKPAQSFQRVIQTLPANVAITTQPTSIKVITTNQQPVSTALVNNVNPPRLQAYVMQSSGTGSPRQVLIASNSNQQVQIRPVSTPNRPPFSTVTYKGVSTLANGTVRLLTTPTVLQINKHPAPLPDIPTYATTPGWKLPPPAPSLKISKVSNGIVLSWNMNLTDKYADIASYQLYAYQEVAGVSPSTSLWKKVGDVRALPLPMACTLTQFSEGNNYYFAVRAVDTHSRKGQYSTPGNISL, encoded by the exons ATGGAAAAGACGCAAGCTGGAACAGTGCATAATTCAGAATCTAGTTCCCCAGTCACATGTGACGATAGAACTGATAATGATGAACTGtctaaagagaaagaggatgaATTATTATTCGGTGCAGAAGAAGACGGGGACGATGAAGATGCACTGTCCGATGATAGTTTGCGCTTGAGATTATCTGACGATGACGATGCTGAGCAAGAGAACGCTACAACAAAAGACACAAATACTGCGGAATTAAAATCGCAAAGTAGAATAGCTg AACaaccaattttaaataaaatcgcaGAAAAAACACTATACTCCGACCTGCAGGAGACTGTAAAAGAAGTTTCCAAGTCTGATAGTGAAGAATCAGCGCAGAACGAACATGATACAG CGCCCTTAGATGAATATACATCCGAAAACAAACAAGTACAAGATAATATACGTAAGTCGGAAAATACCAGTGCGACTGCTAatgaatttaatgaaaagtgTACATTCAAATCTAgcaaagatttaaaaattaccgaTGTAAGCAACGCGTGTCCAATTGTAGTATTGAAGGGACATACCGCaatagaaaatgataaattgtCTATAAATAATCATACACACACAAGTAATGTTCGAAATGCAGAACTAACAACTCATAGTGAAGAAAATCTAAAAGAGGCATCCAGCGAtagtaacaaaataatttcgacaaattgtgagcaaaataaattagacAGTGTAGACAGTAATATCCCTTCTGTAGATTCTGCTAATATTAAGATATGTAAGAGTGAAAAATTGGTTACAAATGTGAttgtttctaataataatgatgataattTAGAAGACAAAATAGTAGacaaacatattaaaaataacagtcACTCTCTAAAAAGCTCACATGTCGAACTTAATAATGGTCCAGATTACGTGGATTTAGTCAACTCCGGTAATTCTAAGGATTCATTATCATATATAGATACTATTgcgcataaaaataaaaacaaaaattcagaACCGATGGATGTAACAGAAAGCAAAAGtgtatcaaatatttcaaaattcacaGAAAAAGTGACGAATATTTCATTGATACAagatcaaaatatttcatccaATGTTAAAGACAACGCAGAAGTAACCGAAGACCGTAATGTTGATAAATTTGTAACCCAAactatagataataatttattattaacaaacattttattagtACCTAGCGATGTGGATAATTTTAATAGCGAGAATGGAATGAAAAATGTTGACACGGTCATTCCGAGAAATaaacgaattaaaaaaacaatcaaTACGGTACAAGATCGTACTGAAGAAGATAAACAAG AGGAGAGCGGGCGAAAAAGGCGGAAGACGGCTAAAAACGCAGAAGAGATAATCAGGAAAAAGTATCTTAATAGCGACAGTGATTCTACCGATACTACGGAAGAATTCGTAGTAATGAACCACAAACTGAATCCGGATATACGTCCTGCATCACCACCTTCATTAAAACGTAATTGTCCGGAAAACGAGGTTTTTAATGGTAATATTAAGAAAGCGAAAATGAGTACCAAGGGCtcggaagaaaagaaagatgtcACACAATTGTCcttcattgaaaaatttttccggcGGGACCTCAAAGAGAAATTACCAAAACTTACGCAGGAG GAATTGGAAGAGCTCCTGATTCAAAAGATTGCCGAAACAATCGCGATGCGCAGTGAAATTGGACAGCTCAGAGAACAAGCTCGCATATCAGAGAAATATCAAGAAACAACGCGTGTGAAGATGCAACAGTTGATGAAGCAAGTGAAGGATTTCGAAATGGTGCTGAATCGTAATGCGATAGACCGTCGTGCGAATCCTGACAAACCTGTCGCgcctataaaaataaatagatctGTAGGCTTGCAAGTCAGCTTTATAACg GAACACGGAATGCAGAATCTACGGCAAACCGCGAATCTCAAGCCTGCAGCAAACACAACGAACATCAGCACCACTTCTCCACCTACTGAGGCAAATAACAAT AATCATCCGGCTCAAACGGCGTCTGTTATTTCCACTGTGACGCCCGCAGCTTTGGTTGTTGCTAAACCTTTAGAAGCATCACACACCCTAACGTTGTCCAACCAGCCTAGCGGTATTCAGCCAATCTTACCTGCT CCGCAACAGCAAATTCAGTCGCAGCCACATCAGACTATTGTTCTAAATGgcaaaatacaaaatcaaGGAAATCGTCCGATAGCTCCGAAACCAAGAAATAACGATCTTATTGATCTTACGgacgaggaagaaaagaataaat CAAATGCGAAAGTTAAGACTACAGCATCTACAATTGAACAGCAATTGAATATAACATCGAAACCTGCGCAATCTTTCCAAAGGGTAATACAGACATTACCGGCAAACGTAGCAATTACGACGCAGCCGACTAGTATAAAAGTGATAACGACTAATCAACAGCCAGTATCAACTGCTCTCGTT aataatgtGAATCCGCCTAGACTGCAGGCGTATGTGATGCAAAGTAGTGGCACAGGTTCGCCAAGACAAGTATTGATAGCATCAAATTCTAATCAGCAAGTACAG atACGACCTGTGAGCACACCTAATAGGCCACCGTTTTCAACTGTTACTTATAAgg GAGTATCAACACTCGCGAATGGTACTGTGCGCCTACTAACCACGCCTACAGTTCTACAGATAAATAAG CATCCGGCGCCACTGCCAGACATTCCAACTTACGCAACGACACCTGGCTGGAAGCTTCCACCGCCCGCACCATCGTTGAAGATTTCAAAAGTCTCGAATG GCATAGTGTTATCCTGGAACATGAATCTAACGGATAAATATGCGGATATCGCCAGTTATCAATTGTACGCTTATCAGGAAGTCGCTGGTGTGAGTCCTAGCACTTCACTGTGGAAGAAAGTGGGGGATGTGCGCGCACTTCCGCTGCCTATGGCGTGTACCTTGACTCAG TTTTCCGAGGGTAACAATTATTACTTTGCGGTCAGAGCGGTTGATACACATTCTCGAAAAGGACAGTACAGTACACCTGGCAATATCTCCCTGTAA